A region of the Muricauda sp. MAR_2010_75 genome:
TAACGCCACATGGTTTGAGGCCATCATGGTCTTTTTTGTAATCAATTTTATAGGGAATATTTTTCGTTACCAACTGCTCAGCTGGAAAAAGTGGCCCGTGCTTGTTCTTCATCTTTCATGGATTTTGATCATTCTAGGGGCTTTTGTGACCCGTTATATCAGCTATGAAGGAATGATGCCCATTAGGGAGGGGGCTACTGAAAATCAATTCTTTTCGGATAAAACCTATTTGACTGCATTTGTTGATGGTGAAATCAATGGCGAGACCAAACGAAGGGTGTTGGAAGACGATATTATCGTCACACCAGAAGGTTCACGTTCCAGTTTGCCATGGAAATCAGATTTTAACGGGCAACCCTTTACTATTTCGTATGTCGATTTTATTGAAGGGGCAGAAGAGGGGTTGATTCCAGATGAAAACGGAAAGGAATACTTACAAATTGTTGAAGCAGGGAATGGTCAGCGACACGAGCATTATCTGGAAAACGGACAGGTTGCCAGCATTCACAACATACTTTTCGCTTTGAACAAGGAGACCGATGGTGCGGTCAATATTTTTTATTCGGACAGCTCTGGGTATCAGATAAAGTCGCCTTTTGAAGGTAATTTTATGCGGATGGCAGACCAGTTTCAGGGCGAGGTATTGAAGGATAGCCTCCAAACTTTGCAATTACGGTCTCTCTACAACATGGCGGGAATGCAATTTGTGGTTCCAGAACCTTTGGTCAAAGGACGTTATGGGGTGGTCAAGGTTCCTGAGGAGGAAGTCACTGAAGCCACACAAGATGCCTTGGTGGTTTTGGTTTCTGCCAATGGCGAATCTAAAGAAATCAAGCTGTTGGGGGGTAAAGGGACTTCAAATTTTTCGGATAAGATTCAAGTAGGTGGGTTGGATTTTTCCCTGAGCTACGGCTCAAAAGTCTACGAATTGCCATTTTCCATTAAACTGAACGATTTTATCGCAGAAAAATATCCCGGCACAGAAACAGGCTATGCGTCATTTATGAGCAGAATTACGGTACAGGATGACCGTTTGTTCGATTACGATATTTATATGAACCATGTGTTGGACCATAAAGGATATCGGTTCTTTCAATCCAGTTTTCACCCAGATGAAAAAGGCACGGTACTTTCCGTAAACCACGATATGTGGGGCACTTGGATTACCTATATTGGCTATTTTCTGTTGTACATTGGGTTAATGGGCATTATGTTCTTCGGAAAGACCCGTTTTAGGGATTTGCAGCAAATGCTGGAAAAACTCAAGTCAAAAAAGACGGCATTGACGGCGATAGCCCTATTTTTTGCAACTACTCTATTGAGTGCACAGGAAACGGAAGCTGACCATGAGCATTCAGGAATGCCAACGCAACATCAAGTGGATTCTATAATCCAATCTACAGTTGTGTCCAAAGAGCATGCCGAAAAGTTCGGGGCTTTGGTCATTCAGGATGAAGGAGGACGAATGAAACCCATAAATACGTTCGCTTCTGAGCTTTTGCGAAAATTAAGTGGTGAGGATCACTACAAGGATTTATCCGAAAACCAAGTGTTTTTATCCATGATGATGAACCCCGGAGTTTGGTACAACACGGAATTCATTGCATTGGGAAAAAAGGAGAATGACAGTATCCGGAAAATTATTGGGGTTCCCGAGGGGACCGAATTTGTAAAAGCTACTGACTTTTTT
Encoded here:
- the ccsA gene encoding cytochrome c biogenesis protein; protein product: MIDILKKTLFSTRLMAVLFLVFAAAMAVGTFVESWYSTETARIYIYNATWFEAIMVFFVINFIGNIFRYQLLSWKKWPVLVLHLSWILIILGAFVTRYISYEGMMPIREGATENQFFSDKTYLTAFVDGEINGETKRRVLEDDIIVTPEGSRSSLPWKSDFNGQPFTISYVDFIEGAEEGLIPDENGKEYLQIVEAGNGQRHEHYLENGQVASIHNILFALNKETDGAVNIFYSDSSGYQIKSPFEGNFMRMADQFQGEVLKDSLQTLQLRSLYNMAGMQFVVPEPLVKGRYGVVKVPEEEVTEATQDALVVLVSANGESKEIKLLGGKGTSNFSDKIQVGGLDFSLSYGSKVYELPFSIKLNDFIAEKYPGTETGYASFMSRITVQDDRLFDYDIYMNHVLDHKGYRFFQSSFHPDEKGTVLSVNHDMWGTWITYIGYFLLYIGLMGIMFFGKTRFRDLQQMLEKLKSKKTALTAIALFFATTLLSAQETEADHEHSGMPTQHQVDSIIQSTVVSKEHAEKFGALVIQDEGGRMKPINTFASELLRKLSGEDHYKDLSENQVFLSMMMNPGVWYNTEFIALGKKENDSIRKIIGVPEGTEFVKATDFFDKQGRYKLRPYMEKATSTTNPSNFEKDFKKVGERLSLLEIALSGQIIKIFPLLNDENNKWVSAVEYRSGQYQIQDSLYSNFVRNAMPYYLGTLQNSIATGDYSQPDKLLEAFKQNQLNHGAEVLPSEKKIKTEIIYNKLDLFNRLYKYYAMVGVFLFIVLIIRIFKDREILKAGAYLLKGTIILFFIWHTAGLVLRWYISGHAPWSDAYESILYVSWATMGIGLALGRKSELTIAASAFVTSMLLWIAHQSWVDPAIANLVPVLDSYWLMIHVAVIVGSYGPLTVGMILGVVSLLLMILTTASNKQRMDLAIKELTIINELALTAGLVMLTIGNFLGGQWANESWGRYWGWDPKETWALISIMVYAFVLHMRLVPGLRGRWSYNFASILAFASIMMTYFGVNFYLVGLHSYASGDQVITPSFIWYTVLGVFILGGISLWRYKVHYAK